The Chanodichthys erythropterus isolate Z2021 chromosome 1, ASM2448905v1, whole genome shotgun sequence genome segment ACAACTGCAACAACTtaaaagatatgagtgacaggtttaaTTCTTCTATCTGTTATCTTGATATTGATGCTTATTTTGTGGTCTTGTTGAAGAAACAGCTGccagtaattttgtaattgtaGTAGGCTACAACTAATATGTTTTGGGTTTATTTaaagttcttatatttttataatgtgagtttattttttgttacaaataCCCAAATTCGTGTGAatgttattaatttctttattttatatgcaataaaTGTCCATCCACAagcataaataaaacattttcccCTTTTTCCTGTTGAATTAGTTTCATCCCTCAGCcttacaaataataaataaaatacttttatgcattatgatgtattcaaaatatttaacctTGTCATCATGCTTTATGTGAGTATATAATTTCAAACGATGATgtatacaaacacattttttttttttgttcattgttaaagaTATATCTGGTATTTTCCCCGATCTTGTATGTTATTATAGGTCctgcattaaaaataaagatatgagtgacaggtgcactaACACCTCACAGCACCAGTAACTCCACAACCCTACCTAGTGCAGTTTTCCTCAGTGTTGGCAATGTCTGAAGCCAAAGAAGACATCAGCAGCTGCTCGAAAATCTCACCTTTGAAGAAGACTGTTGATTTTATACTcaaaaaaatgtaagtaaaatCTACTTGAAATTAAGATTACCTCAGAATGAATTGCTTTGCTAGCACACCCCAGCATTAACCATAAACCAAAACTTAATTATATTACTTTTCATATTACTTCTttagtaaaacaagcaaaatgtaatgttttgttttatgacAGCTGTGCATGAACACACACTAGACAAATACAGCTGATGTGAATACATCTCCATTTACAGTCAATGAAAGCatgaagtaataaaatatatacatttactgataatagcataattaataagtaaagaattaataaaagtaataatgacaataattaaataaatgcatgtacaagtcaacaacacatgaaacaaagctttattcaaatTTATTGATCTAACAATCAGGTATTTACAGTCCTGCTGCCATCTCACACAGCTGTGCTaattctgcagctttattctgatgaagcaGCTGATGAACACCTTCATCCATCCTGTCCCTCACTGCTGGGGACATCATTGAtccagaggatgaggaagacCATGATGATGATCCTCTGAACCCCACAAGCTTGAAGCAGGAGTGGGAGAAGATGTGCGGGACAATCTGGCTCTGCTGTGTCTGCTGCAAACATTCATGTGCTCTCCATCAGCATGACTGAATAAACAGATTAAAACTTTTTACACTTCATTCATGTCAGCATTCATacttcatttcatatttttacaattacatgaTGATTTCTTTTGTAGCTTCATTACTTTTGTGGTGTAGTGGTCTAAACCGCTGAGCTGGTCAGCAGAAGGTTGGCTGGTTTGATCTCTGCAGCGTCTCCTCCAGTGTGTCCTTGATCAAGACGCTTTACTCCAGGTTACTCCAGCGGGATCATCCCTGTAATAAGAGCACTGTTAGTCACTTTAGATAacagcatctgccaaatgtaaACCTTTTTTGTTAGTGTTTCGAGCACAAATGCTATTTGGGggcataaagggttagttcacccaaacaaataaattcagtcattattcagTTGCCTTCACGCTGTTCAATCCctgtgttcattttttttttttctgaacacaAAAGTTGATTTTGATCAAGTTTGTCCAGCTAGTTTCTACAATATCAGTAAATGGAGCCTGACTTCCAGAAGCTTCATGACATTATTTGATGATGCTTTTGAAGCTTCAGTGTATGAACTGAAACCAGCAGAACAAACTTGACCAAAATCACATCCTCACTGTTTTGTCTTTGTCTAGATGCTCTCGCTGGCTCTGGGCTCACTGAGGATGAAGAAATCACACCAACATCAGGTCAGATGAGGCAGTAAGGGCAGGAGGAGTGATGGAGAGTCTCATCCATGACACTGAACCATTCCCAGGATCTGCTGTGGCTCTCCATCCTCAGTGCTCACACACTTCTGGGGACATTTCACATCCTACAAAAATACACAAtcataatataaaaacaataattttagcAGTAAAATGTTTTCTGATTTCTGTATTAGAAGTAACAAAATgatctttatatttttgtttcaggttttcctttttttttcttttctttttcctttcacAAATGCCACTGTCATCTTTCCTTGTAGGTCCTGCTCCAACACAAAGCTATGCAACAAATGCActgacatcaagaatcagaaaAGTACTGTAATAACTCTGTTtgaaattacaataattaaaataaactacaactTAATATTTAAATAGACTTTGTATTAATTTCTGTCCCTGTAACATCAGACAAGATTCAAGTTTCCTCTGAGATTTATGTGCTCAAATCTACAAATCCTTAAATTTTTAGGTAGTTGAAGATTTGTTTTAACTCACTTTTTATCCAACACAAATTTTccttgttttattaaaagtacTAACGGACAAATAAAAGAGATAACTTATGTCTGTCTAGTTAAgtgtacatttgtttatttacattaattgCATTCATGTAATGTAAACAGTGTAGACAACAGTGAATTATATGCTACATAATAGCACATACACACATCACTCATGGAACATAATCCATCATGCATAAGTCATAATACTTTAtatattcttaatattttcctgtcagatgttaaataaacatttagtaagCATCTTTAAGATGTATCCTCTTCGGAGAATTAAGTTATGTGTTTACTAGAGCTCCCTGTTAtctatacaaaataaaacatgtttttacagtaaaatcacAACTATACTCTCTAGCATCTTTACACATTCAACAGTTtactctacagtagttcaacaaatGTGACTTTAACACAAGAATcgtgtttttggttttcaataCTCACATTTGACAGCATCCGCGCCGCTCTTCTCCTCCGTGTTTGATATGAcgtatcctctcccgtggcctcctgggatagaaAAGTATCCATCGAGGAACACTTCAGAATCTGGGCGGAAGCAGTAGGCCATCCGGGAACTTCTCGACTACTTATTTATGAATACTTTGGTTTCTGACATACTTATTCGCTCGCCTACTGCGTAGgtaagtaggcggtttcggacgcactTTAAGTAGGCGCACGGCCGAATCTCGCGAGAATTATTACGTCACCTAGGTAATTTTCGCCTACTCTTTTTGCTTCTGACATACTTATttgctcgcctactgcttttcccctactaaatagtagagaagtaggcggtttcggacgcagccatatTTTTACATgcggattattgtggtgttgtgccgaatgaacacaaaagacaataattcccgagagactgaactctttaatatccacaagcagcgacagaaaatgtacaacgttagcactcactcagaagagtacctcatacggaaaacagccatatacataatcatagtcccctcttgtggccattatgtgcactgcagtccaacattaactattgcagtaaggataccacaactATAGTTTTCGGGAACGAGTTAAACAtaaaccattgatctctaagtacagcgtccctgggaaggccaaacaaaagtgattggactgcgggatgaaaataacaccgtttcgacgacatggcgacaaacacactctacaaacgcaactcttgtgtattcctgtgggcggaggttagtcaaaaactgttttagtgacgtcattaaagaaggaagtagagggatgtagtccaaactggccgttcgatgtaggcgacttctgttaaataaaatatctcgcttggcattgaactttgagctttaaaattttacagattttatttatactctaacaacaacattacacactaactaaagtttgaaacatgggatcacgaagaacgggacctttaatatatttttggttATGAACAATTTATTGTATGTTGTGTGTTATGTGAGTCTAACGTTTTGTACTGGCCAAGTCATGGTTGTCCAAGATGAAATTTCCAGAAATGGGACAATAAAGTATATTCTAATTCTAACatatcagtttttcttttttggctTGTTCTTCTAATACCAAATATTATATAGCCCCATAACAAGCTTCTTAGCAAATGTAAGGCCTATAAACCATTATAAAATTTTATGCCTTTTAAGCCATTTTAAACTTTCAGACAAGGTTATATGAAGCCACTGTTTCTACACATTTTCTCAAATGTTttcaaaaaaccccaaaaagaCAGATATGACAAAACTATTTTGTTTAACGTGTCATGCCTACAACCTTTAGGTTTAGATGCACACCTCAAAACACAGGTTCATtgaaatgtattaactaattgGTTTTGTTGtacagaaaaacatttattacagaACAATCTGTATTTATTGAGAATATTTATAATAGATGATTTTGTAGATCAAGTTGTTAATTTATAAGTTAGACCAATTTTAGTTGCACAGATTACTGCTCGACATTTGGAAACAGTACAGCAAGAcgataatgtttatatataagaTAATATATAAAAGACACAGGCAAAGAATGCTGACTTCATGATCTATTATTCCTGGCTATCAGTAACTTGCAAGCCACCTTATGGCAAAAATCATATATTAAGGAAATCATATATTACAGCATTCATTAAGAACTAAAGTTCCTTTGCAACATTAGTGAGAAAAGTGATTAGTGAGTGCCTTTTAATATCAGATGAATTAGTTTCTTGGCAGAAAACACTAGATGCATGTGAAGTCAGCAAAATAGGAGGAATTCTTCCTGATGATTCCCAGCAGTTCACTCATCACCCTGTGCATAAGAAAAAGCATGAAGTAAAACAGCAGCCAACAAAATATCTTTAACCCTGTCTGTTATTCAAATGTTTCCAAACATTCTAATTACCGTTTAAAAGCACAGAATTCTGTAGTAAGTCACTACATggtaaatttaaatattcaatacACAATTTTTACCCTTGATTTTACTCATTTCATTAATTTTGTAGGCCTTAAAACTGCTAAGTTTTAAaagactttttttcccccatcgCCATGATGTTCCAAACAAATGTAAACTGATTTAAAGAAACAATTAAAGGCAAATCAGTGAAACGTGCGGACTGGACCAGACACTCACACTCTCCATGTTGGCAGTCTAGCGCATACGCATGTGTAGACTGTGTTTGGGCCCGTCCACACGCTCAAGCTTCTCAAAATGTCTCCTGGCATTCCGGATGTTGATGAGGGTAGCAGCAGAAGCTGGAAGAGAATAAGAGGCTTTACTCTGGGTCACAATGTGCTTTTCACAAACCTCATTTGCAGTGCAGATGGAGAAGGCACAATTTGGAGGTGTTTTGAAATTAAAGGAAGGATAGTTTCTAGCTACATGCAGGCTTTGAAAGCTGCCAAATCGTTGTTTAAATGAGAAACTGTCAAATACAACACAAGTATGGAGCACCACAATCTTAGGTCCCACATTGTTCTTGTTTTTTCATTACTGTCAttcacttttgtcatttttacaagCAGTTTTTGAAATACTTGAAGCAGGAGAGgcttactatactttttttaagtctattctttgtccattttttttttttatcagcttTCATTCTTGTCTTCTGTTTATTCAAATAAACCACTGTCAATGATCAGACATACCACTTTATCAATGCCatcatttgaataaaaaaaaagaagaaaaaaatggcAGAAGATACAATGGAATATGCTAATGTATCAAACATGGCAGTGATGAGATGGAATGAAGGTCAATCGGAGAGTGTTCCCATGTTAAGAATATAATGCACATTCTGTGACATGGCTTCTTAAATAGTAAAATTAATCACTTAACccttaatatataaatactgttcggtttctcgcacaaactgattgttgtgtcttaggacatcattatgtcgtcacaagccacagggtttaattcggatttgtctaagcaagttttatttactcttattgtagaagttcccattgacatgcattattcGACTGACATACTgaaacggttggagttaaaaatcatcatttgtgttctactgaagaaacaaaatcatctacatcttggatgccctggggttAAGCAggtaaacatcaaattttcatttttgggtgaactttccctttaactAGTCAACTTAAAAACTTAACTACAATATGATTCAAGTAACATTCTCTTCTATTCCAAGAGCACCATGCCACAAGTGATCAACATGGTGttaatgtaaaacaaattacttttttgttaaatatcttTGCAGAAAATAtgcatgaaatatgaaaatcTTATTTTAAACATCCTACACACtcagaaataatataaaataagacAAATGCTGCATTTGATTGCGCTTTTTCTTcctattgtttttatgtttggtGGACGTGTTTGGCAGTTGCACTCGTGTCTCTCGTCTTTTGCAGCGTTTCACCCATAAACGGCATTGTCAAAATGCGGCGctcaagttaaaaaaaacatgcaaacttGCATTTAACAACTTTGCTTTTCTTTCCCCCCATTCCACTGCCTGCGTCTTTTTTTCAACGCAATAACACATTTCTGAGTGAACAACCGCTTAGACTAGTGATGTGTTTTAAGTTCATAGAGCATCACACGAGAGCAGTTAATCTTGTGGTCGGATCATTTTCTTCTCTTAATTGTTATCATTGCTGTATGGTCAACATGTCTAATTGTAATGTTTGCTaacttttttatgaaaaaatcatgatttctcgatttaaaaataataaaattgtggcaaaacattaaattcaaatttatcGAAAAAAATCGGAAAAACCGCCCAGCACTACTTACATTTGAAACATACTAATCAACTAAACAGAAACATCCTTAGGTTCCTTTGTGACTTTAAAAGATCTCCCATTTCAACCCATTACCCCCATGCTTTACAcatatttaatgaacatatgATTAATATTACCACTCTGAGGAATTTAGATAACATATGTCAAAAATAAATGGTTTTCCCCAACATATAAAACCATAGTTGAGTGTAATGTGATATTAATTGGTGGCAAAAACCATTGCCATTCCTGCATGCTGATGCTTACGTATAGACGGGTCTGACATGATCACCATGACGTAAGTGTTGGAAGTGAACACGTCAATAAAGGCAGCAAAGTTAGAGTTGCGCACTTCCATGCTTTGGAAAGAGGCCGCCAACTTGCTGTGGGACAGTAAGAAAGGTCAAAATTACCATGACGTTGTGTTCAGCACTTACAATTACATGAACAGAGTCTGACTGACCTGCAACTCAGCTTGAATTGTTTGATGATGTTACTGATCTTCTCGAAGCGATGAGCATCACGTTGTTCCTTGCACTGATAATGAGAGATCACCTGACAAGACAAGCATACATGTCAAATAACTCAGAGGCAAACTGTGTAAAGCAGCTTCACACAGTAAGTTCTGTTCATGTTCACTTTGCTTTtccctttttttgttgttttgtttgcagTGTTTGACTGAAGCTGTACAACAGTCAAACAGTAATTGTTATTCAAAATAGAGGTGTCAGAAAAATGACCACAGAAATAACCTGCTCACTATCCAAAGAACTACTACAGTTTCAGACATTTGGTGCTTGCCATTTAGGGTGTCTGGCACCAGCTTACTATGACGGCAGAGAACGGAAGAATGAACATTGTCTCTCTCACAATTTGCATTAGATATTTTCAGATAATCTGGTGTTAAATAATGTTCTGATTCTGGATAAAAAGTCTGTGTTTGATTGAGAAcaatgttttgtgttttgcacaTTCACTTATTGCAATTCCTTGAAAATCTGTCCTCAAATCATCCTTTTGTTGGCAGGCAATAAGCCCTCATTGGCAACATGGGGAAAGGTGGAACAAGGCGCGGTTTAGCGGCTTTGGACTCCAATGGCCCACTAAGCCCTATTGTCCATTCAAGTTCCCCTGAAATTTCTTCAGCAGGGATCTGGCAACACCGTAATTAATGAAACTGTTATGTCCACTTTTTCAAAGTGTTGTGAGGCTCAGCACTGCATTTTCAAATGAGGACCTAAGAAACCTCAATTTGTAGTGCTATATCTATGGGACACTATGTGAAACGTGTTGTCTAGACTGACTCACGATGATCGGTTCTGCTCTAATCTTCAGGAAAGCTTTTAACCTTTTGGACATCTCATGTAAATCACAGGCCAAGCGCTGATGAGTCTATACTGAATTGACCCGTTGTCACTTCAGTTGCCTTGTAGATGCTAAACAGAAACATCCTTAGGTTCCTTTGTGACTTCAAAAGATCTCCCATTTCAACCCATTACCCCCATGCTTGGCACGAAAGGTCCATGTAGCAAAGGACAATAGTAGAAAACGAACCAAACACACAGATGTCTGTGTGCATGGTGCACAGGCATGacgtaatatttatataatgtaataattaagtttagttttagtttagttgACAAATACATTTCAAGCAAGatttttagtttagttattTTTGACCATGTAAAACTGGACAAACAAAAAATGgcaatataaatacaacatgaGGTCAGGCCCAAATTGTGGAGCGTAATTTTGAATATATGCAAGTATTGTGTGCATGTGCAATGCATGTAAGCACAGTGTTTCAGTTTAGTACAAACCAGGAAAGTAGCTCTTTCAAAAAGCAAGACTTCATCTGCCTCAATTATCTGAGCAAAGTTGCGCAGGTTGCACTCAAGCTGCTGTACATTAGGAATGAGCTGATAGACGATACTGGACCATGCCTGcagacacaaacacagatgATATCATATTGAACTTTCTGActgtctttttgtgtgtgtgaattcaaaTTTATTCAACTGAATTCTTTATTATTTTGTCCTTTTATAAACCTTATCTTTTCTTTATGGATTCTAGTTATTGATAGctatatgtattaatttaatcaTCATTAATTGTTATATTCCTTATGTTGCATGAATATTAATTTACAAGTTACTGACTTCTACTATATACTCTGAtatgtttattttcaaatgCAAGATCCTTTGTGTCTCGTCTGTGCTGTAAGATTAAGTGGATGTTTTCCTTtggaattaaagggttagttcacccaaaaatgaaaattatgttatttattactcaccctcatgtcattctataCCCGtcagaccttcgttcatcttcagaacacaaattaagatatttttgataaaaatccTCTATTGTCAGCAAGATAactaacactttcaatgcccagaaagctactaaagacatatttaaaacagtccatgtgacttcagtggttcaatattaaatgttatgaagcgacgagaatactttttgtgtgccaaaaaaaaaaaaaaaaaaaaaaaattatgaattttcAACAATATGTAGTGAttgccaatttcaaaacaccacTTCGCTTTACAAAccaagctttacaaatcttttgtttcgaatcagtggttcggattgtgtaccaaactgccaaagtcacgtgaactattgaaattttgaaacatttatgaCCTAACGTTCACTGAAAATAACATGATTTTGGCACTCCGtaccactgattcgaaaaaagatttgtaaagcttcgaagcagtgttttgaaatcgcccatcactagagattgttgaaaagtcgttattttgtttttttggcacacaaaaagtattctcatcacttcagattgaaccactgtagtcacatgcattgttttaaatgtctttagtagctttctgggcattaaaagtgttaattatcttgttggcaatagaggcctcactgagccatcggatttcatcaaaaaatatcttaatttgtgttcccaagatgaacgaaggtcttacgggtgtagaacaacatgagggtgagtaataaatgacaattttcatttttgggtgaactaaccctttaattacgtGATGTACCttcaaaatatgtctgtttcCATCTCTGCAGACATGAGAATGCAAGATCTGTGATATTCTCAAAGGTCTTAAAGATATTAAAACCACAATTGCTTATTCCATGTGCCTTACAAGGACCATGGTGACCTAAAAAGACCTGCTAGGGTACATTTTGTCTTGAGTGCATCATTAAATGGTTGTAAGAGAAGTACATAGAACTTCAATAGGAACTTTTCCTtgtcacttcctgttacatacAGTAGGCACAGCatataaaatgtttagtttCAGAAGACTCAGGGCTTCTTTTGCTGCTTCATCCCTTTTTCCTCTCATTGCATTCtgcaaatatcttcttttctttttctataCTCTCATCTTAAACTTCATCTGTTAGATACAATACTTTGGATATTAatacttagattttttttatttattttttttttatttaatcaaaattgtTATTTCTTAATTAAATTTGATCTCTGAGCAGGTGCAGAGAAATGCACAAGGTCTTACTTTATACAGCGTCTCATCCCAAATAGACGTTCTAAAGCAGGTGCAGGCCAGTGGGCGAGACAATCTTTTCAGGTCCTCCTCACGCTctttaaatatctaaataaattaaaagacaTTAATTAGCATGGTTTATGTCAATTTCATTGTAGTCTGAACACACTCTGCATGGACTTGTTTCAGACTCATTAcaataatgagaatgagaatttttttttttttttggcatttcaGTAATGACAATTTGAATGCAACATGCTTTTGTGATGTACGAAAATACTTTAATGGCCCTAAAATAGGCTTGGTGTAATAcaagcaaaatatatatttttttctatttattccTGGGATGCCACTTTATTATTAGgtggtgtctttaactactaagtacttacataaaaaatataggTACAATGTAATTATTGTATTGATGTCGTATTGCAAAATACTTGCTGCTATTGAGTTGGATACAGGTAAGgatagggacaggtttggtagTATGGGTAGGATCAAGGGTGGGTTAAACGGTGTGTAATTTGTGATGAAATTACAGTGTAATTttagatgtaattacagaaattacatgcagagatttttaaaatataagtacaaacataagtaaaatataagtatataaagtaaaaacaattaCATACTAACTGCATTGTatgaaatgattcatttaaatcttAGCACACAGTAGTTAGagacatttaatataaaatgggGACATTGGGAATTGGTATTCAATGTGACCCGGACATGTTCTTGCAAGCAAGTTTCTTGAGATTAACAGtcaaggaataaaaaaaaaaaagaaaaagaaaaaaaaaaacagcctcaAAAAAGGAAATTCACACTCATGTCGTACCAAGTCTCTCTGATCCTCCTGGACCAGGTCCATCTTGTGCACTAGGCAGAAGATCTTTGCATCAGGCGAGTTCTGCAGGATGGCTTCTAGACACGACTGGTAGTAATGCATATCTTTCTCTAGCTCTCGGCTCTCCACATCAAACACGTAGATCAACACCTCTACATTGCGAAAGATGTTATCTCTCTGACTCGTGAAGTAGTTTTCCATGAAAGTGTCCTGTCTGTACAATTCACAATTATAGATGAAGCAAAAAAGTAAGCATCTTCACAAAAGCCATCCAACAAAGCTCTTTCATACATGGGGCTCGTGACACTCACCCACCGCAGTCCCATAGGTTCAGCACCAGATTGCCCAGAAATCGCACATGAGAGTGCTCCACATCAACTGAAATGAGAAAATGCCAGCTGATTTTAACCTTTCACTGATCAATAAACACATCAATGATATTGATTTGGTTAAACATATGCAAGAGCATCTGAAAAGAAAACATCCCAGGGCTCTCGCATCTCAAAACGATGAGGCGGCAATGTAATTTGGATTATTGCAGTGAAGTTTTACACAGCACTAGACTACGGTTGTCAGTCtcatattttgtgtttaataCGGCTGTGTTTATTTAAACCTTTCTCTGATCGATAAACATATCAATGATATTGATTTGCTTAAAgctgcaatatgtaaaatttttgcagtaaaatatccattgagtacttacaatatcccaaatgtttccaactatttgtaaatcataagAAAATTGCTATTTTAACCAAGGACGCGGGATGTGTGAGGGAGTCGTCCGTCAATGGCGTCATATCCGTGTTACCCTCAGTTTCCgggtttattttgtagaaaccatggaaacaccaaagatgcttgaataaattacatgttttaatagacaagggaacaactgtttggttgtatttatagacagacaagtaattattgttatacagctcaacacgtttagtcttattgtttaaaataaatctaattttcttgattttttgcaagtaccatgctttaccatgcctcagagaaaaacactattttgtcaagtagttAACATTGCATAGTCAGATGCAgcatta includes the following:
- the rraga gene encoding ras-related GTP-binding protein A; this translates as MSSTAMKKKVLLMGKSGSGKTSMRSIIFANYIARDTRRLGATIDVEHSHVRFLGNLVLNLWDCGGQDTFMENYFTSQRDNIFRNVEVLIYVFDVESRELEKDMHYYQSCLEAILQNSPDAKIFCLVHKMDLVQEDQRDLIFKEREEDLKRLSRPLACTCFRTSIWDETLYKAWSSIVYQLIPNVQQLECNLRNFAQIIEADEVLLFERATFLVISHYQCKEQRDAHRFEKISNIIKQFKLSCSKLAASFQSMEVRNSNFAAFIDVFTSNTYVMVIMSDPSIPSAATLINIRNARRHFEKLERVDGPKHSLHMRMR